The DNA region TTCCCATGTAAAAAGTAAGGATACTGATGAAGCCTTAACTGCCGATAATAGTGTGTCCGCATCAGAGACGTTAGTAACTACACCACTCTTAACACCCCCTGAAGCTAAACCAGCAGTTTTGTCTACGTCTATTCCTACAACTGTTACTGAAGATGTTCTAACTGAGCTTACTACCCAACCAACATCAATAACTGAAGTCACATCCTATATAACACAAACACCAACACTTGTGCCTATCGAGGCATCAACACTAAccgtaacaaaaacaattttgtcgacaattacaaaaacaacGACAAAACCACCAACTATTATAGAAAGCTCTGCACCCTGCACAACTAAAACATTAACTACAACGACAACTActtcaacaacaacaaaaccaATACCTACGACAACTActtcaacaacaacaaaaccaCCAACAACTACGACAACTActtcaacaacaacaaaaccaCCAACAACTACGACAACGTCAGTAACAACGTCAACAACAACGATACCTAAAACAGTAACCACCACGACAACGTCTACAACCGCGATACCTACAACTGTGACTACCATGTCAACATCATCTACAACGACAACTGAGACTGGAGATCCCTTTTACTagatagtatttatttaaaattttcttaataaaattctaagaaatattttttgcttataTTAAAACGAAAGGGTTTCGTAAAGAAACCTTGCCCTTATAGTTTTAATTCCGGCCAGAgtgaaagtttttataaaatttgacatGACGGGAACGGTAAAGTTTCACCGATTAATAAGATggtaaatgtgtttaattgcaataatttttatatctgtCGTAAGTTAAGGAGGCCTAGAATTATCTCCAAGTAATAAGTATAATTcggctttaaaataattctcgATAACTTTATTTCCACCGAAAAGGTTTCACACCAAGGGAGCAGGAAGACAAAATAATATCCATACACTATAGTAAATGTGTAGCATTTCCATACCATTGCAAAGGTCATTAGGTGTTGCCGAACAAAGTTACAGATTCCAGTTCATTAGCGATGCGTGGAACAAAGCAAAAGGCCGTAATGAGTTCACTAGTTCCATTGAGCTACCATAACAGCTTTTGTGATTAGATAAATCCAACCGCTTGTGATGAATATTCCTATTTGCCGATAGAAAGCCTGTGGCGATGAACTGAAAATGATTTTGTGAAATATTTCAGTAGGGATTACCTACTCACATTTGATGTTTGAATTTTGTAAATGAAAGATAAATTAGATCAAACATTTCCGATTACATTGGCAGGCACATCATTTTTATAATGCGGTAATGATTAGCTGTCCTTTTCAAGACGACACAGTTGTTTTCGACAGATTCCTCGGAATTCAACATAAGCAGCAGCATAATTATAAGCTATATTTGATCATTACGCCACGAAGGTAAGATATTTCTTGGTTGATAATgtttaatgattaataaataaattaatatatttatttcgttatcGCTCAtacaactaaaattatatattaccaaCAATTACTCCAATTACGCCacagatggaatacataatatgtatttacaaaaaggttcaaaaatttacaaaacggacaaatttataaaaattattcaatacatttaactaagtagtacctaatttggctgtgttgtGGGATAGTGTAAAAGTAATGGTGTCTATAtggggtgtgctcatgatgcatcGATTTAGTGTTATGGATATTCTTTATAGtccttttaagcatatttcGCGATAGCTTGAACAAATCAAGGCTTAAATAGTAGTCGTCATATGTTCAGGCTGCGCGATATAAAACATGAAACAGAGCACGACTACGAGTCTTGTAGGAAGGAACATGGTAGGACAATTTTAGTAGAGGTGTGctgcaattaaatttatttgagatGATGTCATGTAGTAGCAATAACTTGTATTGTTTTCAAACGTCTtaggaattattattataggtcTTATAGGATATTTTCGACTGTGTAACTAGGTgacaaaataaagtaaaattagagTGTGCCATTTGGATTATTAGAAATTCCACCAGTTTATTTggcattattattttgttatccaataaatactgtaattaaaaccttttttacaaTTCACTAGGTTTGCAAAAAGTTGAACATTTAATGAAAGGTTAATACGTGGGTACGGGGGTTGgcatacgtgggtaacactgaaaatgtttagaaatggcctgttagaaacattgctaatgaaaacattttttgaatttcaattttagaactcatTTCACTTACATTtagtaacctaatgtagtatattgcatacattcgtcatttgtttttgtgaattggcagcgaatctaaaactcttgttacacgtggaaatgaacctaacgcgagaaaatttactatgactttcgttgtgggcttactcaacaacaaagctatggtaggctgcgattagcatttcttagtGAAGCCCCATCTCTTGCCACTATtcacaattggtttaacgagtttaagcgtggacgtagcaatctcagtGATGatgcgtgagggacgtcctttaacagcgatacctaaagataacatcagtgctgtgcgacgcacgatagaggaagataagagagtgacctatcagcatatacgggcaagcctaggcattggtatgagtcaacttcaaaaaatattacacgaacatttaggcacaggaagctttgtactaGATGGATTCcgcatactttaaccgacgaccagaaacacctttaCATGGACAAGTGTCGccaataagtataataaatacatagataagttcaacggcggttACTCAAATGCtttatttgacatcgtcacaggtgatgaatTACGGGCCTTGAATATGCgatgaaagcgtacgaaaatgccatagaagagacccctaaggaagaatgggccaaCTGTTTTTCTCAGTgattccatcgaatgcgacgatgtatAGAGacgaacggagattacttcgaaaaacgataaaaatattggcagctttttaaattatgccGTTATTCATTAATGTATACATTAAGTATAcatctaaacattttcactgttacctaggtattatAAGATGACTAGcacatatatgtttttttccgAAATCTATGTAGACCGGTTAATgtcaagtaattatttatatcaaattttgattattttttgtggttttattgaatgtaaaaactatatttaatcaaGAACACCTAAAATATAACAGCCTCCGTTAATCTGTTAAGGTACATGATGTATTCGGTTCGGTTTGCATAGAGATAATTGTGTATTGGTAGCACAGAAGTCAATAGGAGAAATTCCTGTCTAGTCTAAATCTTTCCATATAAATGTTCAACAATGTCCTGcccttaaatatatttaatttctcctcttctttttgctatatatattaactccttaactttccgactttcaactaattttcatttatacgctGACGAACTTCAAATCTACGTACTATCAAGTCTCGATTATCTCCCGCAAGCCATACAATCTACTAACAATGAGCTGGCAAAGATAGTTGACTGGAGTAAAAATTTTGGTCTTCTTATCAATCCCAGAAAGAGTAAGGTACTCATTATTGGCAGCCCCTATTTCACGACGAGAATTGATTGGGCCAGGATACCCCCTATCCATATcgatggtgtaattttaaattttagccgtacagtaaaaaatttgggggttttatttgatcaaaatttatcctgggagcagcatgttaaagaagttagccgaaaattatacggtgcctccagtatccttcgacgtcttagtaattttcttccctttagtaccaaaacctcactggcgcaatctctcctgcctttactggactacgccgattcttgctcctccgatcttaacgaggaattgctaaatagactggatcgtctccaaaatttctgtatcagatttatattcggtctaagaaagtacgatcatatctctgcgttccgtaagcggctaggctTGGTGCCAATGCTCATGTTcttcatctcctatattccatcctgttcaaccctaaaactccttcctatctcaaaaatgatttcaattttttgggagcccataactatagcttacttacgctcttccgaaaactatacccttgaaatcccatctcataactcctcctttcttggcgattcctttaaggtctccgcagttaggctatggaattcacttcccgtccctattcgcttagctccttctctatcttccttctcttctgtacaaacattacctgtccacatcgtatccctaactttcttactaactactaacagacgtgagactgatcttaaattatcgtgatttatgtgtctttttactctttaatgtatctttaatattttattcctgtttagtttttgttttaataattgtgtattacatgtattttgcactacttgcctatcttatttaatacatttctttttttctttactcacagtggttgcctggaagagatcactcgtaagcgataaggccgccagttgccctcattttgatttaattatgttaatttttatttttattttgtagtgtaacgaagtgtaaataaataaatatttgttgtgtACCAGCTATAAACAACAGACCtacgatatattttttcaattcatataatcaagatttatttattatctcaTTCAGCCTCTCCAATTGTCGATTAccgtatttttatagtatttattcaGAGTGCTTTCCTGTTTCATAATTTGCAAGTCATAGGAGAATCATTATTTTCCTTTAGCACCtactcaaattaattaaaccattACGTTATAAACAGCAAATCATcaccaaattaaaattttacacttAAATAGACGCATTTTtcgacataaaaaaatgtggctttgtcatttttatatttcacgtGAAAgctaaatgtaataattaaatatgaagtCAAGTACACTCACAGCTGTAAAACCTCTTCGACGTAACTCTTCCGTTAGctacttatatttttagaaaaatattcttaccTTTAATAAAGTATCGATAGACTAATTGAATATCAAAAAAGTAATCAACCGCCCTGTATTGTCTTAAATTGTTCAATTACCTCAATTAATTTCCGATTTGAAACATTATTGTTGGGTTTACAATTTAGATATAAAAGTTTACCTActctataataacatttataacatacaGTGCACGCAACACCAACCAAACGTagtacacaaataatacaGGTGAATTGAGAGTCAGAAAAAGAAGTAAAGTGaacttatgtaaaataatcgTTGTTACAAGTTATCAATTTATCAAAAGTTTAACGGGAGCCAGCCGAAAACGATTGACATAAATTTACCTAATTTGGTTGAGTTGAATATAAGTGCTTTTGAGATGAACGGTGAAAGCTGGGGGCGAATAgggcaaatatatatattttattctgttCTGCCCTTAGTACTATGTGAGCTTTGTGGAACTCAAAGTTCAGTTTGATCTTCACTCTTCAGTTTCTCGGCGGATGTTCGTGTAAGCGGACGTATTTAGTGCATGCGTGTGTTTTAcgatgttaagtgaaaaaATGTTCATGTGATTTGTGATTTCGTATGCCGTTTATAGGAAAAATGTGAGTACTATAATGGATAGTTTCTAAGAAGTCCGAGTTCTGGCGTAAgaaatttctaaattaattaatttaaatgcgTATATCTGAGAGCTTAAATGTTTTgagaaacattattataagttaagttctatataataatgttgtttccatggaatttatttagtttttttttaatttaattagataataataaaatagcttataatttaacaaaactaataacaTGCATATGTAATGGTCCACTACATTTTTTATGGGTAATGTCATTTCTATTTAGCTAGTAAATTTTCTAGATGTTAGATTTGATttcaacaatttaatttttcatatttttcttgtaaaaatagtttcCATATTTTCTCAATCCTCTGAATCACGCCAACTACTTCTGCttctgtttaattaataattttcactaTAAACAAATAGGTCTTCAAATAGATTAACCCTATTTATCTTCTGGCCAACCCGAAACAATTTGTGCAGAATTTTGTATCGTGTTTTACCAGGTACTGAATCTTCGAGTAACACACCATGTGTTGTCGTCATATTGGATTTAATACGATACATCATTCATCCAAAAGACTTTTTTTGGTGTCAAAAGACTGTAATTGAACTTGGTAAATGTCGCTAACTTTAAACTTCAGGATGCAACCGAAGTTACACGAGCATAAAATCTAACTTATACAAGTtagatttgtaataaatatcttatcaatattttatcatgAATTATGTATGAACTATATGTAGATATAAAATCTACGTTTGCAGTCGCGACTTGTTAAATATGTGGTTGTTCCAAAAATACAATCTCggcgaaacaattatttttaacaaatatgatGAACCAAACGTGTATTAAACCACATACAATACATGACAATTGACAacctttgtttaaaaatttcaccAATTTATtccagttattatattttatgaatagcATAGTTTAATCGATCTAATTGTTAGTTATAAACCAATTGAATATGGTCTTCTATAAACTTAAAcgtaaaactaaacaaaacatGTATGGTATGGTATGGACCATGAACaccaatatttttgataagatttttattttttgtattataaagttcctaagtttattttactttgtaaatATGTTGTGTGTGTCATTGTGAAGTGAAAAATCTACGCCAAACTGTAAACCATAATCAAGGACCTTTTTTGCCTTCGAATAAATAATTCTGgaactaattatttttgtttcgcGTAGTAAACGcggtatttaaaattgtttaaaacataatactttggaattccttaccaattgATTGAGCtcagtttataaatttatttaaaaatcttctttttgataatttttcttctgcctcgtaattagctactacttatatatattaattgtgagtcAATTAACCTTTGGTAGTGCTTTTATACAACATACctttacacatattattatttatattttttctttggatttcattttatttaattttagttatagttgcatgttattaggagttttttttaaattaagcacTTCTTGGACTTACGCTCTGTTTCTTTTGTATTcttccatattagggttgcctggaagaaatcgcttgttagcgataaggccgcctgttgtcTAATAACTTACGTAACCtacttaatttttgttttttgtttgtataattatgaatattatattaacaaagtataaataaataaataatgcaacaaATACTTACGATTCTcttgaaaatatatactagatatcaaatattatatgatatagTTAGCGAACCTGTCTAAGTCGGTGTCTAGTTAGGGTTAACTATGatcatagataataataaatattaactgcAATATATTGGTTTCCAAGTTTTGATAGATGAGCTCTGTGTAAAGGTTTTCACCGCGGGTATCAATTTCTATATTTCTGTAAACGAACCAAAGCTGTtctaaaagaatataaaataataatattttattacctacATTTAGTAGAATGTAAATCATACCATTTGAATTATATGTGAGATTAtacctttaataattaaactattgtttaattaactcTTTAGAACCTCTCCACAAATATAGGCATCAAATGGAACCAGTATGGGCCccaataattatgatattctCACATCACAATTGGGCTCGCTTTTTGTGCCTATTGCCACAGATTACCTAAAAATTTAGGTTTAACTATGTGACCTGACAGCTTTAATAAATGAGACCTATTTGGCAGACTGCTCTGCCCATTTCGCTAATATGAGGGCagtataaaaagtaaacttaGTACAAATTCGACCCCCAGTTATGACACCGATTAAGGGACGCGTAAGCTCAAGCGACCGCAAACGAGTaatttgtattcgtttttattcataaaaaccaTTGTTGCATAACATTCAgctttaatatataactagGCAACCGTTATTATAGTAACTACATACAATTAAGTGGTATATATGttgcagccaactagcttaatcagCCGTTCAATCAACAGCCTGGACTCTaaactaaacagcgccgtttaactagcggcctgacaTATTCAGCCAGATGATCGAAGTTTTATTACTTGCCTAGTCTGTTGActgttcatttaaatttagttccactttctgccactctcaAATTCGaactcttcaaactgtcaatatggcgttAGCAAACCACAAATTTGATGGTGTTTTccaaagtataataaaaaaacaaaaagtacaaTGGAAGAGTGTAGTGACAATCATAATGTGAATTTAGCTGTGActcaagcaatttaatttttcaacaaATAATTCATCTCTTTTATTTCTGCCACATCACTCTATCGAACGAAATgcctaagcattagccagccattttcttaaatgttgtaacaaacgctacggctgcatatctttcaggccgctagttaaactgTGGTGTCTAGTCAAAAGGCTAAGCTGTTAATTGATAGGCTAATTAAACTAGTTTGCTGCGAAATATACATATTCTATCTAACTCAGTTTTGTATATGTTGCATTGATAATTTTGTCAATTGGCCTTCTTTGTCTGACACGATATGTCATcgatttttcttttgtttccaAGTCTACGATTGGTATGCAAAATTCCATACATTTTTGGCCTACTGGAAGCATATTTAGCACTACGTCTTAACTCTGAATATCACCCTAATATATGCCAGTTTCCTTCAGTAAGACCTAGTACGCCCGCGTTATTGTTACGTAATTATGCATCTGTTATAAATTAGATACGGTATTTTTCACTGAACAGGGGCGATCGGGCAGTAGGCTCATCTCATGTTGAGTGATACCGTTGTCCATGGGCACTCACTCTGCTAGAAGGCTCGTTGTTGGCTTACTAAGAATTAGTACCTACGCTCTTTTATTGTACCCTAAGTCAAAGTGATTAGATGCGTTTTATGCAGACGTACGTCTCGATTAAGGTAGCTTCGGAAAGGGTTTGAGCTTCAAGCCATTGTTCCGATACGTGACATCCAAAAGAAACAGTTATTACAGCTAATATACGAACCGAGACGTCACTATAAGGAgacgttataaattattaaaaaaataaacttggcgattaaaaagagtggcggagagtttattgccagttcttctcttccgtttcacgcccttgatttgagaactggcagtaaatgcaaaattagaagcgtttaatgtatatttcattttaattgacgttcataagtgtacattgtgttacctatatgaataaattagttttgacttttgtttttggttcacaaaatcattttaatggcaaaaagatgattgctgaaaaatacaaaaatgcgccgttatattagtttttttttttacattattactactattCAAAAATCGCTACCTCCATTGTACTTATTATGTGGGACGTCCAGTTAAACCTGTTTGATCTGCACAGATCTTGCCCAGAAAAGGTTCGTTAAAGGGCGACTAACGGCTTTGTTTGCGGTCTGAGATTCATCGCTACATTGTTATTCCTTCGGGTTTCGGATTATGGTATAATAATCATTTCGCGTGTACCAACAGTACAAGTTTGAAATAGACATAAATCAAGTTAatcatatgaaaattattatctgAGCTTGTAATAGgatagatatttaatttattaagttatatataacttctacaaaaaaacatgtatttaGAACGCCACTCACGAAGATGCACTAATATGCATCACTTACCCGTGCATTGCGCACACTTAATAagtaatgcaacgaagtggtgatatataaatattagctaataactggcggccttatcgctttcgagcgatctcttccaggcaaccacggTTAGAAAAAAATGCAACAAGGCAACAAGTGctaaaatacatatcaaatgtagttattaagacaaaactaaacaggaacaaaaaacaaacggaactaaaaaaggatacatgaatcacgataatttaagaacaGTCTGACGTCAGTTATTGGTTGgtacgaaagttagggatacgatgtggacaggtaatgtttgtacagaagaaatttaaaggaagataaagaaggagctaagcgaatagggacg from Pieris brassicae chromosome 2, ilPieBrab1.1, whole genome shotgun sequence includes:
- the LOC123720322 gene encoding integumentary mucin C.1-like, whose protein sequence is MALHFSHSSKWPDPFKDEVTYVDNPIESGFPGHWLPLSIIKKIMEMRVLTLATEAVTNIQKNNKLKLHASTKRVKGRKISKNVSTKVTQNKQTTTSLSLSSHVKSKDTDEALTADNSVSASETLVTTPLLTPPEAKPAVLSTSIPTTVTEDVLTELTTQPTSITEVTSYITQTPTLVPIEASTLTVTKTILSTITKTTTKPPTIIESSAPCTTKTLTTTTTTSTTTKPIPTTTTSTTTKPPTTTTTTSTTTKPPTTTTTSVTTSTTTIPKTVTTTTTSTTAIPTTVTTMSTSSTTTTETGDPFY